The Medicago truncatula cultivar Jemalong A17 chromosome 4, MtrunA17r5.0-ANR, whole genome shotgun sequence genome includes a region encoding these proteins:
- the LOC11408370 gene encoding probably inactive leucine-rich repeat receptor-like protein kinase At5g48380 → MEFSNQFKDSFRQGLIAGYFFTATFVIVFYMSYCLPTQVMKKRKKKNLRHKKIGESCNHNSKQEKIKEKLKRARQMNKMLPVQLIDKRIQINKVGRLAYKMNFTKFYHATQYFSKDNVIGVGVTGIMYKTTLSNGCIFAAKRLHDSQLCIKRFESEIKILGQYSHRNILPLIGFCIDEEKNERVLVYQYISNGKLSDWLNDDTKTLGWSRVIQIALGIARGLCCLHHSLHMVHLNISSECILLGNTFEPKISNFGGAMFMNNDVNQNIGSGKKDVYDFGCLLFELIKGKKFGQTSDCLSNTNVPFATYTYPNPMNLLEDHFGFYDAVNESLNKIEFEDEVSALLRIACDCIHPLFDKRPTMLEVYSKMGNIWERDDICEDPDLLSVDF, encoded by the exons ATGGAATTCTCTAATCAATTCAAAGATTCATTTAGGCAAGGTCTTATTGCTGGCTATTTTTTCACTGCAACCTTTGTCATTGTTTTTTATATGTCTTATTGTCTACCCACACAAGTtatgaagaagagaaaaaagaagaaccTTAGACATAAGAAAATAGGAGAGAGCTGTAATCATAACTCCAAACAGGAGAAGATCAAAGAG AAACTAAAAAGGGCCAGACAAATGAACAAAATGTTACCTGTGCAGTTGATAGATAAAAGAATACAG ATCAATAAAGTTGGACGGTTGGCTTATAAGATGAACTTCACAAAATTCTATCATGCAACGCAATACTTTAGTAAGGACAATGTCATTGGGGTGGGAGTGACTGGGATAATGTACAAAACAACACTTTCCAACGGTTGCATTTTCGCAGCTAAGAGACTACATGATTCTCAATTGTGTATCAAAAGATTCGAATCAGAAATAAAGATTTTGGGACAATACAGTCATAGAAACATACTTCCCTTGATTGGTTTCTGcatagatgaagaaaaaaatgaaagagtttTGGTGTATCAATACATTTCAAATGGAAAACTTTCTGATTGGTTGAATGATGATACTAAAACACTAGGATGGTCAAGGGTTATTCAAATTGCACTTGGGATAGCAAGAGGTTTATGTTGCCTCCATCATAGCTTGCATATGGTTCATCTTAATATAAGCTCCGAGTGTATCTTGCTAGGGAACACTTTTGAGCCCAAAATATCCAATTTTGGAGGGGCCATGTTTATGAATAATGATGTGAACCAAAACATAGGATCTGGAAAGAAGgatgtttatgattttggttGTTTGCTTTTTGAGCTGATTAAGGGGAAGAAATTTGGCCAAACAAGTGATTGTTTAAGTAATACTAATGTTCCGTTTGCGACCTACACATATCCTAATCCTATGAATCTGTTGGAGGACCATTTTGGGTTCTATGATGCAGTGAATGAATCTCTAAACAAGATAGAATTTGAAGATGAGGTCTCTGCTCTTCTTAGAATTGCATGTGATTGTATTCATCCTTTGTTTGATAAAAGGCCTACTATGCTTGAGGTGTACAGCAAGATGGGCAACATATGGGAGAGAGATGATATTTGTGAAGATCCTGACCTCTTATCGGTCGATTTTTGA
- the LOC11408371 gene encoding branched-chain-amino-acid aminotransferase 2, chloroplastic: protein MATSHQLPNNGKASNRETEKIYANMDWDKLTCGVIPTDYMYIIKSNEDRTYSNGTLVPFGTIDINPHSAVINYGQGLFEGMKAYRTKDGNVQLFRPEENALRMQMGAERLLMPSPSVEQYIDAVKQVVHANKRWVPPWGKGTLYIRPLLFGSGPVLGIGPAPQCTLLIFTNPISNIYKGQTSALNLLINENFPRAYPGGTGGVKSISNYPLVFQVVKEAKAKGFSDVLFLDAVEHKYIEEVSSCNAFIVKGKVLSTAPTLGTILPGVTRKSVIELARDLGYEVMERKVSVEELLEADEVFCTGTAVGISAVGSVTYKNKSVTFKTGADTVTKKLYDLITGIQTGLLEDKKGWVVKID from the exons ATGGCAACATCCCATCAACTACCCAACAATGGTAAAGCTTCCAACAG GGAGACTGAAAAAATATATGCCAATATGGATTGGGACAAACTTACATGTGGAGTGATTCCAACTGATTATATGTACATAATTAAATCCAATGAAGACCGAACCTATTCAAACGGTACTCTCGTGCCTTTTGGAACCATTGATATCAACCCACATTCTGCTGTTATAAATTATGGACAG GGATTATTTGAGGGCATGAAGGCTTACAGAACAAAAGACGGCAATGTGCAACTATTCCGACCGGAAGAAAATGCGCTGCGCATGCAGATGGGAGCAGAGAGGCTGCTGATGCCATCACCTTCTGTTGAGCAGTACATTGATGCTGTAAAACAAGTTGTTCATGCAAATAAACGTTGG GTGCCTCCTTGGGGAAAAGGAACATTGTACATTAGGCCTTTACTATTTGGAAGCGGACCTGTTCTGGGTATTGGACCAGCACCTCAATGCACCCTCTTAATATTCACTAATCCAATTAGCAACATTTACAAG GGACAAACATCAGCCTTGAATTTGTTGATTAATGAAAACTTTCCTCGTGCATATCCTGGTGGAACTGGTGGAGTAAAAAGTATTAGTAATTATCCACTT GTTTTCCAAGTTGTAAAAGAAGCAAAAGCCAAAGGATTTTCCGATGTGCTTTTTCTAGATGCAGTGGAACATAAATACATTGAAGAGGTATCTTCGTGTAATGCTTTCATTGTGAAG GGTAAGGTTCTTTCAACTGCACCTACACTTGGAACTATTCTTCCTGGAGTCACAAGGAAAAGTGTCATTGAACTTGCACGTGATTTGGGTTACGAG GTGATGGAACGCAAGGTCTCGGTAGAAGAACTGCTTGAAGCTGATGAGGTTTTCTGCACTGGAACTGCTGTTGGGATTTCTGCTGTTGGAAGTGTAACATACAAGAATAAAAG tgttaCGTTCAAAACAGGGGCAGATACTGTGACTAAGAAGTTGTATGATTTGATTACGGGCATCCAGACAGGTCTCTTGGAAGATAAGAAAGGATGGGTGGTCAAGATTGATTGA
- the LOC11410393 gene encoding branched-chain-amino-acid aminotransferase 6: MHFPFRSTLSFSFPRSLFLFSFLQQPSFKVSSSFHTTITRRIPFLSTMAPPSILRDTEDGSESDMGENYADINWEGLSFSLTQTDYMHVMKCTKGEKFSQGSLIRYGNIEISPAAGIINYGQGIFEGLKAYRTEDGRILLFRPEENALRMKMGADRLCMPSPSVEQFVDAVKQTVLANKRWVPPPGKGTLYLRPLLMGTGAALGLAPSPEYTFLIYCSPVGKYHEGGRLNLKVEDKFHRSIAGSGGTGGIKSVTNYAPIYTAVTEAKANGFSDVLFLDSATGKNIEEATACNIFVVKENDIFTPAIDGSILPGVTRKSIIDIAIDLGYKVIERSISVEEMMSADEVFCTGTAVVVTSVASVTYKETRAEYKTGAETLSQKLQGILVGIQTGCIEDKKSWTVQVD, translated from the exons ATGCATTTTCCGTTCAGATCCACATTGTCCTTCTCTTTTCCTAGATCtttatttctcttctctttcctaCAACAACCTTCATTCAAAGTTAGTAGCAGCTTTCACACAACAATAACAAG AAGGATCCCATTTCTCTCAACCATGGCTCCTCCTTCTATTTTAAGGGACACTGAAGATGGTTCTGAAAG TGATATGGGTGAAAATTATGCTGACATCAATTGGGAAGGACTTAGTTTTAGTCTGACTCAAACAGATTACATGCATGTCATGAAATGCACAAAAGGAGAAAAGTTTTCTCAAGGATCCCTCATTCGCTACGGAAACATTGAGATAAGCCCGGCTGCTGGTATCATAAACTATGGACAG GGAATCTTCGAGGGACTAAAAGCATATAGAACAGAAGATGGGCGAATCCTTCTTTTCCGACCGGAGGAGAATGCTCTACGCATGAAGATGGGGGCTGATAGGTTGTGTATGCCGTCACCATCGGTTGAGCAGTTTGTTGATGCTGTTAAGCAAACAGTTCTTGCCAATAAACGTTGG GTACCTCCTCCAGGGAAAGGGACGCTTTATCTTAGGCCTTTGCTGATGGGAACAGGAGCTGCATTAGGCCTGGCTCCATCACCTGAGTACACATTTCTCATTTATTGCTCCCCTGTTGGAAAGTATCACGAG ggAGGaagactaaacttaaaagtgGAGGATAAATTTCATCGATCAATAGCTGGCAGCGGTGGAACAGGAGGAATCAAGAGTGTTACTAATTATGCCCCA ATATATACTGCAGTAACTGAAGCAAAAGCCAATGGATTTTCTGATGTCTTGTTCTTGGATTCAGCAACTGGTAAAAATATTGAGGAGGCTACTGCGTGCAATATATTTGTTGTGAAG GAAAATGATATCTTCACTCCGGCAATAGATGGATCTATTCTGCCTGGGGTCACACGAAAATCCATCATAGACATTGCCATTGATTTGGGTTATAAG GTCATAGAACGTTCCATATCAGTGGAGGAAATGATGAGCGCTGATGAAGTGTTCTGCACAGGAACTGCAGTGGTTGTTACCTCTGTTGCATCTGTAACATATAAGGAAACAAG AGCTGAATATAAAACAGGCGCAGAAACGTTGTCTCAAAAACTACAAGGAATACTGGTTGGAATACAAACAGGGTGTATTGAGGACAAAAAGTCATGGACAGTCCAAGTAGATTGA